In Amycolatopsis endophytica, the following are encoded in one genomic region:
- a CDS encoding LCP family glycopolymer transferase, whose protein sequence is MNGRPSGRPGTPPPANRTPEAQADHANVPAASRGEATPERANGPSARSEADPEATRASMPAADRGEAPADPEATQLRAAAVRPGGPRRPPRAHPVSPADRMSMTDELEPVGDHTKVRRKIDNTLARFAAAHEELAAEEAKKKERREWLTARPAALIEQTRTRLQRVVAPVKADAEEDPEKAAPQTRLQEKKQRRSDRSVRISRITAAVLAGLIFLATGALWGTKTWFNSKFTEIAALDENSSDIQNAAGQTGDENFLIVGSDTRAGATAEENVGDADLVGGARSDTVMLAHIPADRNRAVVVSFPRDLEISRPPCERYDVNTGTYTSETVSAATKVKLNTAYAVGGPKCLTKWVQQNTGIRVNHFVGIDFGGFKEMVDAVHGVTVHVDSPINDEVLGMVVAETGDVTISGDQALSYVRARHVYGDKTSDYGRIKRQQQFLTALLQKAMSQGVITDPTQLSNFVTAFARATFGDNIGVDQMLTLAQSMKGLDTTKLKFLTVPTVGESNKRGNEELLETKSKELFQAMIDNTPLPGTPEYEAAQAAASSTRTAPTSTSKSSGSGSSDS, encoded by the coding sequence GTGAACGGCCGTCCGTCCGGCAGGCCGGGCACCCCGCCGCCCGCCAACCGCACGCCCGAAGCGCAGGCCGACCACGCCAACGTGCCCGCCGCCAGCCGTGGTGAGGCGACTCCCGAGCGAGCCAACGGGCCCAGCGCCCGCAGCGAAGCGGACCCGGAGGCGACTCGCGCGAGCATGCCCGCCGCCGACCGTGGCGAAGCGCCCGCGGATCCGGAGGCGACCCAGCTCCGCGCGGCGGCCGTCCGTCCCGGCGGCCCCCGTCGTCCGCCGCGCGCTCATCCCGTCTCCCCGGCCGACCGGATGAGCATGACCGACGAGCTGGAGCCGGTCGGCGACCACACCAAAGTCCGCCGCAAGATCGACAACACGCTCGCCCGCTTCGCCGCCGCCCACGAGGAGCTCGCGGCGGAAGAGGCCAAGAAGAAGGAGCGCCGGGAGTGGCTCACGGCCCGCCCCGCCGCCCTGATCGAGCAGACCCGGACCCGGCTGCAGCGCGTCGTCGCGCCCGTCAAGGCCGACGCGGAAGAAGATCCCGAGAAGGCCGCGCCGCAGACCCGCCTGCAGGAGAAGAAACAGCGCCGCAGCGACCGCTCGGTCCGCATCAGCCGCATCACGGCCGCGGTGCTGGCCGGGCTGATCTTCCTCGCCACCGGCGCACTGTGGGGCACCAAGACCTGGTTCAACAGCAAGTTCACCGAGATCGCCGCGCTCGACGAGAACTCGTCCGACATCCAGAACGCGGCGGGCCAGACCGGTGACGAGAACTTCCTGATCGTCGGCTCCGACACCCGCGCCGGCGCCACCGCCGAGGAGAACGTCGGCGACGCCGACCTGGTGGGCGGTGCCCGCTCGGACACCGTCATGCTCGCGCACATCCCGGCCGACCGGAACCGCGCGGTGGTCGTGTCGTTCCCGCGTGACCTGGAGATCTCCCGGCCCCCGTGCGAACGCTACGACGTGAACACCGGTACCTACACCAGCGAGACCGTGTCCGCGGCCACCAAGGTCAAACTCAACACCGCCTACGCGGTCGGCGGGCCGAAGTGCCTCACCAAGTGGGTCCAGCAGAACACCGGGATCCGCGTCAACCACTTCGTGGGCATCGACTTCGGCGGGTTCAAGGAGATGGTCGACGCGGTGCACGGGGTCACCGTGCACGTCGACTCCCCGATCAACGACGAAGTGCTCGGCATGGTGGTCGCGGAAACCGGTGACGTGACGATCTCTGGTGACCAGGCGCTCAGCTACGTCCGCGCCCGGCACGTCTACGGCGACAAGACCTCGGACTACGGCCGAATCAAGCGGCAGCAGCAGTTCCTCACCGCGTTGCTGCAGAAAGCCATGTCGCAGGGTGTGATCACCGACCCGACGCAGCTGTCCAACTTCGTCACCGCGTTCGCCCGCGCCACGTTCGGCGACAACATCGGCGTCGACCAGATGCTCACGCTGGCCCAGTCGATGAAGGGCCTGGACACCACCAAGCTCAAGTTCCTCACGGTGCCCACCGTCGGCGAGTCGAACAAGCGCGGCAACGAGGAGCTCCTGGAGACCAAGTCCAAGGAGCTGTTCCAGGCCATGATCGACAACACCCCGCTGCCCGGAACGCCCGAATACGAGGCCGCGCAGGCGGCCGCGAGCTCGACGCGGACAGCGCCGACCAGCACGTCGAAGTCGTCGGGTTCCGGCTCGTCGGACTCGTGA
- the phoU gene encoding phosphate signaling complex protein PhoU: MREAYHVELEDLAANLADMSLQAAAAMKKATQALLEADLSLAEQVIGDDQKIDDARAESEEKAYALLALQAPVATDLRTVLAVIHAAESLERMGDLALHVAKAARRRHPQATLPEPVRKYFAEMGELDVRLAEKVADVIKSRDVEAARQIEEEDDRVDEIHRHLFTVIMDKDWDHGVAAAVDITLLGRFYERFADHAVSVGKRMVFVATGRMPGYTHDEDL; the protein is encoded by the coding sequence ATGCGCGAGGCTTACCACGTCGAACTCGAGGACCTGGCCGCGAACCTGGCGGACATGTCGCTGCAGGCCGCGGCCGCGATGAAGAAGGCAACGCAGGCGCTGCTGGAAGCGGACCTGTCCCTGGCGGAGCAGGTGATCGGCGACGACCAGAAGATCGACGACGCCCGTGCCGAGAGCGAGGAGAAGGCCTACGCCCTGCTGGCGCTCCAGGCGCCGGTGGCGACCGACCTGCGGACCGTGCTCGCCGTGATCCACGCGGCGGAGAGCCTGGAGCGGATGGGCGATCTGGCCCTGCACGTGGCCAAGGCCGCGCGGCGCCGCCACCCGCAGGCCACGCTGCCCGAGCCGGTGCGGAAGTACTTCGCCGAGATGGGTGAGCTGGACGTGCGGCTGGCGGAGAAGGTCGCCGACGTCATCAAGAGCCGCGACGTCGAGGCCGCCCGGCAGATCGAGGAAGAGGACGACCGGGTCGACGAGATCCACCGCCACCTGTTCACCGTGATCATGGACAAGGACTGGGACCACGGGGTCGCGGCGGCCGTCGACATCACACTGCTGGGCCGGTTCTACGAGCGCTTCGCCGACCACGCCGTCTCGGTGGGCAAGCGCATGGTCTTCGTCGCCACCGGCCGCATGCCCGGCTACACCCACGACGAAGACCTCTGA
- a CDS encoding GTP pyrophosphokinase — MTVLDEVSRQAALLRTLRRELMVYKFGIDELMTKLRILSEEFDFANQHDPIEHLASRVKSPEAILDKLARKGLEPGIESIKEHIEDIAGIRVVCPFVPDVYLVAEMLGRQDDVEIVKTKDYITAPKPNGYRSLHLIVRIPVFLSDRVERVKVEIQMRTVGMDFWAAVEHKLFYKYVGTAPADFADELRAAAETAADLDARMTALHQRLQSGQS, encoded by the coding sequence ATGACCGTGCTCGACGAAGTCAGCCGGCAGGCTGCGCTGCTTCGGACTCTCCGCCGCGAACTCATGGTCTACAAGTTCGGCATCGACGAGCTGATGACCAAGCTGCGCATCCTGTCCGAGGAGTTCGACTTCGCCAACCAGCACGACCCGATCGAGCATCTGGCGAGCCGGGTCAAGTCACCCGAGGCGATCCTCGACAAGCTCGCCCGCAAGGGCCTCGAACCGGGCATCGAGTCGATCAAGGAGCACATCGAGGACATCGCCGGCATCCGCGTGGTGTGCCCGTTCGTGCCGGACGTCTACCTCGTCGCCGAGATGCTCGGCCGCCAGGACGACGTCGAGATCGTGAAGACGAAGGACTACATCACCGCGCCGAAGCCCAACGGCTACCGCAGCCTGCACCTGATCGTGCGGATCCCGGTGTTCCTGTCCGACCGGGTCGAGCGGGTCAAGGTGGAGATCCAGATGCGCACGGTCGGCATGGACTTCTGGGCCGCGGTGGAGCACAAACTGTTCTACAAGTACGTGGGCACCGCCCCGGCCGACTTCGCCGACGAACTACGCGCGGCCGCGGAAACAGCGGCCGACCTGGACGCGCGAATGACCGCCCTGCACCAACGGCTACAGAGCGGTCAGTCCTGA
- a CDS encoding EamA family transporter, whose protein sequence is MEGVGGRWPKPRALAAAGRALGAIPPPLQVLIGIVSVQVGASLAKQLFAVAGPAGTVTLRLFFAAVVLLLVWRPVIRMGRRALPVVIAYGLVLGTMNLAFYQALARIPQGIAVTVEFLGPLAVALAGSRRWLDVLWALMAAGGVVLLAETRGDLSVLGLVFALVAGACWGLYILLSAALGKRTQEGKGLALGMAVAAVAAMPVGVVESGTSLLSPWVLLIGLGVALLSSVIPYSLELEALRKIPPRVFGILMSLEPAVAAVSGLLVLGEALHPLQWLAICCVVAASIGATRSVRDAP, encoded by the coding sequence GTGGAAGGCGTCGGCGGGCGGTGGCCCAAGCCCCGTGCGCTCGCGGCGGCCGGGCGGGCTCTGGGGGCCATCCCACCGCCGTTGCAGGTGCTGATCGGGATCGTCAGCGTGCAGGTGGGGGCGTCGCTGGCGAAGCAGCTGTTCGCGGTGGCGGGTCCGGCCGGGACGGTCACGTTGCGGTTGTTCTTCGCCGCGGTCGTGCTGCTGCTCGTGTGGCGGCCGGTGATCCGCATGGGCCGCCGGGCGTTGCCGGTCGTCATCGCCTACGGGCTCGTGCTCGGCACCATGAACCTGGCCTTCTACCAGGCGCTCGCCCGCATCCCGCAGGGCATCGCGGTCACCGTCGAGTTCCTGGGGCCGCTGGCGGTCGCGCTGGCCGGTTCGCGGCGCTGGCTCGACGTGCTGTGGGCGCTGATGGCGGCGGGCGGCGTCGTGCTGCTCGCCGAGACGCGGGGCGACCTGTCGGTGCTCGGCCTGGTGTTCGCCCTGGTCGCGGGCGCCTGCTGGGGTCTGTACATCCTGCTCAGCGCCGCGCTCGGCAAGCGCACGCAGGAGGGTAAGGGGCTCGCGCTGGGGATGGCGGTCGCGGCGGTCGCGGCCATGCCGGTCGGCGTGGTGGAAAGCGGCACGAGCCTGCTGTCGCCGTGGGTGCTGCTGATCGGGCTCGGGGTGGCGCTGCTGTCGTCGGTCATCCCGTACTCGCTGGAGCTGGAGGCGCTGCGCAAGATCCCGCCGCGCGTGTTCGGCATCCTGATGAGCCTCGAACCGGCCGTGGCGGCGGTCTCCGGGCTGCTCGTGCTGGGCGAGGCGCTGCACCCGTTGCAGTGGCTGGCGATCTGCTGCGTGGTCGCGGCGTCGATCGGGGCGACCCGCTCGGTGCGGGATGCGCCCTGA
- a CDS encoding alcohol dehydrogenase catalytic domain-containing protein has product MVRVTGFGGSAVLVAGEAPDPAPGPGQVVVEVAVAGMTFVETQIRRGTDRGHERPELPYVPGGLVAGRVVAAGDQADPSWLGRRVVAGTGETGGFAELAVATAAPPRG; this is encoded by the coding sequence GTGGTCAGGGTGACCGGTTTCGGTGGTTCCGCAGTGCTGGTGGCCGGCGAGGCACCGGATCCGGCGCCAGGGCCGGGACAGGTCGTGGTCGAGGTCGCGGTGGCGGGTATGACGTTCGTCGAGACGCAGATCCGGCGGGGCACGGACAGAGGGCACGAACGGCCGGAGCTGCCGTACGTGCCGGGCGGCCTGGTCGCCGGGCGGGTGGTGGCGGCCGGTGACCAGGCCGATCCGTCGTGGCTGGGCCGGCGCGTCGTCGCCGGAACCGGCGAGACGGGTGGTTTCGCGGAGCTGGCCGTGGCGACGGCAGCACCGCCCAGGGGCTGA
- the pstB gene encoding phosphate ABC transporter ATP-binding protein PstB: MAKRIDVKDLDIYYGKFHAVDSVTLSVPPRNVTAFIGPSGCGKSTVLRTLNRMHEVIPGARVDGQVLLDGEDIYSSSVDPVQVRRTIGMVFQRPNPFPTMSIRDNVVAGLKLAGTKGGKKLDEIAERALRGANLWTEVKDRLNKPGGSLSGGQQQRLCIARAIAVRPDVLLMDEPCSALDPISTLAIEDLIAELKKDYTIVIVTHNMQQAARVSDQTAFFNLAGVGQPGRLVEINDTEKIFSNPNEKATEDYISGRFG, encoded by the coding sequence ATGGCCAAGCGAATCGACGTCAAGGACCTCGACATCTACTACGGCAAGTTCCACGCCGTCGACAGCGTGACGCTGTCCGTGCCGCCGCGGAACGTCACGGCCTTCATCGGGCCGTCCGGCTGTGGCAAGTCGACCGTGCTGCGCACGCTGAACCGGATGCACGAGGTCATCCCGGGTGCGCGGGTCGACGGGCAGGTGCTGCTGGACGGCGAGGACATCTACTCGTCCTCGGTCGACCCGGTGCAGGTGCGCCGCACGATCGGCATGGTGTTCCAGCGCCCCAACCCGTTCCCGACGATGTCCATCAGGGACAACGTGGTGGCCGGGCTGAAACTGGCGGGCACCAAGGGCGGCAAGAAGCTCGACGAGATCGCCGAGCGGGCTCTGCGCGGCGCCAACCTGTGGACCGAGGTCAAGGACCGGCTGAACAAGCCGGGCGGCAGTCTGTCGGGTGGCCAGCAGCAGCGGCTGTGCATCGCCCGCGCCATCGCGGTGCGCCCGGACGTGCTCCTGATGGACGAGCCGTGCTCCGCGCTGGACCCGATCTCCACGCTCGCGATCGAGGACCTGATCGCCGAGTTGAAGAAGGACTACACCATCGTGATCGTCACGCACAACATGCAGCAGGCGGCGCGGGTGTCGGACCAGACGGCGTTCTTCAACCTGGCCGGCGTCGGCCAGCCGGGGCGTCTGGTGGAGATCAACGACACGGAGAAGATCTTCTCCAACCCGAACGAGAAGGCCACGGAGGACTACATCTCCGGCCGCTTCGGCTGA
- the pstA gene encoding phosphate ABC transporter permease PstA, with protein sequence MTSTLDETEQLASPPAFQQVSAGRKAKNTLATILVWLSFLIAVAPLIWVLYTVIANGIKRIPYTNWWSQDFGFVLSDEVGGGVLHAIIGTLEQGLMCAIIAVPLGLLVAVYLVEYGRNGRLARITTFMVDILSGVPSIVAALFIYALWVTTFGLPRNGFAVALALVLLMIPVVVRSAEEMLRIVPDDLREASYALGVPKWKTIMKVVLPTALSGIISGVMMALARVMGETAPLLVLVGYSAYVNWDLFSGNQASLPLLMNIERATNSMEPGSVGFDRIWGAALTLVLIIAIINLLATVVSRLVAPKKK encoded by the coding sequence ATGACCTCAACTCTGGACGAGACCGAACAGCTGGCTTCGCCACCCGCGTTCCAGCAGGTCAGCGCCGGCCGCAAGGCCAAGAACACACTGGCCACGATCCTGGTGTGGCTGTCGTTCCTGATCGCCGTCGCCCCGCTGATCTGGGTGCTCTACACGGTGATCGCGAACGGCATCAAGCGCATTCCCTACACGAACTGGTGGTCGCAGGACTTCGGGTTCGTGCTGTCCGACGAGGTCGGCGGCGGCGTGCTGCACGCCATCATCGGCACGCTGGAGCAGGGCCTGATGTGCGCGATCATCGCGGTGCCGCTGGGCCTGCTGGTCGCGGTCTACCTGGTGGAGTACGGGCGGAACGGCCGCCTGGCGCGGATCACCACGTTCATGGTCGACATCCTCTCCGGTGTCCCGTCGATCGTGGCCGCGCTGTTCATCTACGCGTTGTGGGTGACCACGTTCGGCCTGCCGCGTAACGGTTTCGCCGTGGCGCTCGCGCTGGTGCTGCTGATGATTCCGGTGGTCGTGCGATCCGCCGAGGAGATGCTGCGGATCGTCCCGGACGACCTGCGTGAAGCCTCGTACGCGCTGGGGGTGCCCAAGTGGAAGACGATCATGAAGGTCGTGCTGCCGACGGCGCTGTCCGGCATCATCAGCGGCGTCATGATGGCACTGGCCCGCGTCATGGGCGAGACCGCGCCGCTGCTGGTGCTCGTCGGCTACTCGGCCTATGTCAACTGGGACCTGTTCTCCGGCAACCAGGCGTCGCTGCCGCTGCTGATGAACATCGAGCGGGCCACCAACTCGATGGAACCGGGTAGTGTCGGTTTCGACCGCATCTGGGGCGCCGCGCTGACGCTGGTCCTCATCATCGCCATCATCAACCTCCTCGCCACGGTGGTCTCCCGCCTGGTCGCCCCGAAGAAGAAGTGA
- the pstC gene encoding phosphate ABC transporter permease subunit PstC yields MRPGDRIFKNLSTGAGVFVVALIALIGIFLIVQAIPALSANNANFLTDRFWHTSDPTNLEFGILDLLLVTIYTSLVALIIAMPISLGIALFLTQYAPRRLARPFAYIVDLLAAVPSIIFGLWGILVLAPELAPIAEWLNDTLGFIPIFGTGNVFPNYQGTIFTAGVVLAVMVLPIITSLSREVFERTPTAHIEGALALGATRWEVIRTTVLPFGKSGYIGASMLGLGRALGETIALAVILYIPIGRTFDWSVFDGGATFASQIAANYAEFNNPTSAGAYIAAGLVLFVLTFAVNFAARTIIGERKAD; encoded by the coding sequence GTGCGGCCGGGTGACCGCATCTTCAAGAACCTGAGCACGGGCGCCGGCGTCTTCGTCGTCGCCCTCATCGCGCTGATCGGGATCTTCCTGATCGTCCAGGCGATCCCGGCACTGAGCGCCAACAACGCGAACTTCCTGACCGACCGCTTCTGGCACACCAGCGATCCGACCAACCTCGAGTTCGGCATCCTGGACCTGCTGCTGGTCACCATCTACACCTCGCTGGTGGCCCTGATCATCGCGATGCCGATCTCGCTGGGCATCGCGTTGTTCCTGACGCAGTACGCCCCGCGACGGCTGGCCCGGCCGTTCGCCTACATCGTCGACCTGCTGGCGGCGGTGCCCTCGATCATCTTCGGCCTGTGGGGCATCCTCGTGCTCGCGCCGGAGCTGGCGCCGATCGCCGAATGGCTCAACGACACGCTGGGCTTCATCCCGATCTTCGGCACCGGCAACGTGTTCCCGAACTACCAGGGCACGATCTTCACCGCCGGTGTGGTGCTCGCGGTGATGGTGCTGCCGATCATCACGTCGCTGTCGCGCGAGGTGTTCGAGCGCACGCCGACCGCCCACATCGAGGGCGCGCTCGCGCTGGGCGCCACCCGCTGGGAGGTCATCCGGACGACAGTGCTGCCGTTCGGCAAGTCCGGCTACATCGGCGCGTCGATGCTCGGCCTCGGCCGGGCTCTGGGTGAGACGATCGCGCTGGCCGTCATCCTGTACATCCCGATCGGCCGGACGTTCGACTGGAGCGTGTTCGACGGTGGCGCGACGTTCGCGTCGCAGATCGCGGCGAACTACGCCGAGTTCAACAACCCGACGTCGGCCGGCGCCTACATCGCGGCGGGTCTGGTGCTGTTCGTACTGACCTTCGCGGTGAACTTCGCGGCACGGACGATCATCGGCGAGCGGAAGGCCGACTGA
- the pstS gene encoding phosphate ABC transporter substrate-binding protein PstS, with the protein MKIMRPMGALGIAASAALVLAACGSDPASSGNTPASGAATAPTAQANVDCGGKSPLTGEGSTAQKTAVDIFAQEYTKACSGQIVNYNATGSGAGVKQFTAKQVDFGGSDSPLKEGDEQTAANARCAGGEAWNLPMVVGPVAIAYKLDGVSSLTLNGEVAAKIFNGQITKWNDPAIAALNSGVNLPDKPIQVFSRSDESGTTDNFQTYLEAASKGAWTQGTGKAFKGGVGNGAQGSNGVASGIRAADGAIGYIESSYVKDGLTAAKLDSGSGAVELTPENVAKALDAATFRTPGSNDLALDLKAIYASNTPGAYPLLLTTYEIVCSKGYDADTAKAMKAFLTVAATNAQQPIAEKGFVPLPQSLQDKVLASVNAIS; encoded by the coding sequence GTGAAGATCATGCGGCCGATGGGTGCTCTCGGCATCGCGGCGAGCGCTGCCCTGGTGCTCGCGGCCTGTGGCTCCGACCCGGCGTCTTCGGGCAACACCCCGGCCTCGGGTGCGGCGACCGCGCCGACCGCGCAGGCCAACGTCGACTGCGGTGGCAAGTCGCCGCTGACCGGCGAGGGTTCGACGGCCCAGAAGACCGCGGTGGACATCTTCGCCCAGGAGTACACCAAGGCTTGCTCGGGCCAGATCGTGAACTACAACGCCACCGGCTCCGGCGCGGGCGTCAAGCAGTTCACCGCCAAGCAGGTCGACTTCGGTGGCTCGGACTCGCCGCTGAAGGAAGGCGACGAGCAGACCGCCGCGAACGCGCGCTGCGCCGGTGGCGAGGCATGGAACCTGCCGATGGTCGTCGGCCCGGTCGCCATCGCCTACAAGCTGGACGGTGTCTCCTCGCTCACCCTGAACGGTGAGGTGGCCGCGAAGATCTTCAACGGCCAGATCACCAAGTGGAACGATCCAGCGATCGCCGCCCTCAACTCGGGCGTCAACCTGCCGGACAAGCCGATCCAGGTGTTCTCCCGGTCGGACGAGTCGGGCACCACCGACAACTTCCAGACCTACCTCGAAGCCGCCTCGAAGGGTGCCTGGACGCAGGGCACCGGCAAGGCCTTCAAGGGTGGCGTCGGCAACGGCGCGCAGGGCTCCAACGGTGTCGCCTCGGGCATCCGGGCCGCCGACGGCGCCATCGGCTACATCGAGTCGTCCTACGTGAAGGACGGCCTGACCGCCGCCAAGCTGGACAGCGGCTCCGGCGCGGTCGAGCTGACCCCGGAGAACGTGGCGAAGGCGCTGGACGCCGCCACGTTCCGCACCCCGGGCAGCAACGACCTGGCCCTGGACCTGAAGGCCATCTACGCCAGCAACACCCCTGGTGCCTACCCGCTGCTGCTGACGACCTACGAGATCGTCTGCTCGAAGGGCTACGACGCCGACACCGCGAAGGCGATGAAGGCGTTCCTGACCGTGGCGGCCACCAACGCCCAGCAGCCGATCGCCGAGAAGGGCTTCGTCCCGCTGCCGCAGTCCCTGCAGGACAAGGTGCTGGCGTCGGTCAACGCGATCTCCTGA
- the mshD gene encoding mycothiol synthase, protein MLTVVWVDELDEATTREVRELLAAARDEDGRPDLPPGGALPGEFATGLHLLGRADGVLAGYGHLDVAGDAFGRQVAELVVRPDHRRRGVGSEMLSALVDRAGEATVRLWAHGDHPGAAAIAERAGFSRARELLIMRTAVDPDWPEPTLPEGVSLRTFVPGQDEQAVIEVNARAFDWHPEQGRLTVADLRAEEAADWFDADGFFLAEDTAGKLLGFHWTKVHPANPHRFGGRETGEVYVVGVDPGAQGGGLGKALTLAGLRHLRDRGLPQVILYVEGDNAPAIAVYSRLGFTRHEVDVQYER, encoded by the coding sequence ATGCTGACTGTCGTGTGGGTGGACGAACTGGACGAAGCGACCACGCGTGAGGTGCGTGAGCTGCTGGCCGCCGCCCGCGACGAGGACGGGCGGCCGGACCTCCCGCCCGGCGGCGCGTTGCCGGGCGAGTTCGCCACCGGGCTCCACCTGCTGGGCCGCGCCGACGGCGTACTGGCCGGGTACGGGCACCTCGACGTCGCCGGGGACGCCTTCGGCCGTCAGGTCGCCGAGCTGGTCGTGCGGCCGGACCACCGGCGCCGGGGCGTCGGCAGCGAGATGCTGTCCGCGCTGGTCGACCGGGCGGGCGAGGCGACCGTGCGGCTGTGGGCCCACGGCGACCACCCCGGCGCGGCCGCCATCGCCGAGCGAGCGGGTTTCTCGCGCGCCCGCGAACTGCTGATCATGCGCACCGCCGTCGACCCGGACTGGCCGGAGCCCACGCTGCCGGAGGGCGTCTCGCTGCGCACCTTCGTGCCCGGCCAGGACGAGCAGGCCGTCATCGAGGTCAACGCCCGCGCCTTCGACTGGCACCCGGAGCAGGGCCGCCTCACCGTCGCCGACCTGCGCGCCGAGGAGGCCGCGGACTGGTTCGACGCGGACGGCTTCTTCCTCGCCGAGGACACCGCGGGCAAGCTGCTGGGCTTCCACTGGACGAAGGTGCACCCGGCCAACCCGCACCGCTTCGGCGGCCGGGAGACCGGTGAGGTCTACGTCGTCGGCGTCGACCCCGGCGCACAGGGCGGCGGGCTCGGCAAGGCGCTCACCCTGGCCGGCCTGCGCCATCTGCGCGACCGCGGCCTGCCGCAGGTGATCCTCTACGTCGAGGGCGACAACGCGCCCGCGATCGCGGTTTACTCACGTCTCGGCTTCACCAGGCACGAAGTCGACGTGCAGTACGAGCGGTGA
- a CDS encoding winged helix-turn-helix transcriptional regulator, translating to MSLDLLVLTSEAEATAVLPALDLLPHTVRVRAPEVTALLDAGHRDVILLDARTDLASAKSLSRLLKGTGEDEGTTPVIAVVGEGGLVAVSAEWRTDDILLPTAGPAEVDARLRLATTRDGATSQADTELRVGDLVIDEATYTARLRRRTLELTYKEFELLKYLAQHAGRVFTRAQLLQEVWGYDFFGGTRTVDVHVRRLRAKLGPEHEQMIGTVRNVGYKFERPAKSSGKPGVTSLNFDPAELSTEFSNH from the coding sequence ATGAGCCTGGACCTGCTCGTACTCACTTCCGAGGCGGAGGCCACAGCAGTCCTTCCGGCCCTTGACCTGCTGCCGCACACGGTACGCGTCCGCGCACCGGAGGTCACCGCGCTCCTCGACGCGGGCCACCGGGACGTCATCCTCCTCGACGCGCGCACCGATCTGGCGTCGGCGAAGAGCCTGTCCCGCCTGCTCAAGGGCACCGGCGAGGACGAGGGCACCACACCGGTCATCGCCGTCGTCGGCGAGGGCGGCTTGGTCGCGGTCAGCGCCGAGTGGCGCACCGACGACATCCTGCTGCCCACCGCGGGCCCGGCGGAGGTCGACGCGCGCCTGCGGCTGGCGACCACCCGCGACGGCGCCACGTCCCAGGCCGACACCGAGTTGCGCGTCGGTGACCTGGTGATCGACGAGGCCACCTACACCGCGCGGCTGCGCCGCCGCACCCTCGAACTCACCTACAAGGAGTTCGAGCTGCTCAAGTACCTCGCCCAGCACGCCGGCCGCGTCTTCACGCGCGCGCAGCTGCTGCAGGAGGTCTGGGGCTACGACTTCTTCGGGGGCACCCGCACCGTCGACGTGCACGTCCGGCGCCTGCGCGCCAAGCTCGGCCCCGAGCACGAGCAGATGATCGGCACGGTGCGCAACGTCGGCTACAAGTTCGAGCGCCCCGCGAAGTCGTCGGGCAAGCCCGGAGTGACCTCGCTCAACTTCGACCCCGCGGAGTTGTCGACGGAGTTCTCGAACCACTGA